Genomic DNA from Bacillota bacterium:
GAATCCCACCGCGATCAGGGCGTAGATACCGCCTATTGCTATGCCGTTGATGGTCTGCTGGGCAAGCAAGTTCACCCCTCCCCGGGACCCACTTCTGACATTCGCACGTCCTCTCTCCGTCGGGCGGTCCCGCCGATATCCCGGGACCGGCTTTTCGCGGCCGGTCCCGGAGCCATCATCACAGTCTCCTTCGGGTTCAGGGCGCCTTGTACCTGGTGACCAGTTTGAATGCACCGTTTTCAACCTTGATGATCGCCATCTCGATGTTCTCGGGACGGTGCGTCTTGTGGTCTATGGTGATAGTGCCCGTCAGGCCCGCGACGTCTTTTGTACTCTCGAAGGCATCGCGGAGGGCATCTCTCTGTTTGTCCACGCTCATGCCCGCCAGATTGCGCGCCCCGATGCGCTTCACCGCATCCTTGAAGACTTCGAACGAGTCATGGATCATCGCCGCGTTGATTTCGGGTTCGATCTTGTACGCCGCGAAATACTTGTCGCGGATGGCCTTCAGCTTGGGATCCTGGAACGATGCATAGTTAACGTAGTAGGACCCCTCAACTTCCTTGGCAGCCATCTGGAGCAGGACCTGGGAAGGCCAGCCGGTGTGCCCGAGAAAGGGGACATTAATCCCCAGTTCGCGGGCCTGTTGTGCGGCCAGGGCGATCTCCTTGTAGTAGTTCGGCAGCAGGATAGCGTCCGGGTTCGCCGCCTTTATCCTCGTCAGCTGGGCGCGGTACTCCACGTCCGAACCCTGGAACACCTCCTCCGCGACGATGTCCCCGCCGTTTGCCTTGAAATAGTCGATGAAGGGCCTCACCATCGTTGTCGCAAAGGCGTTGCCCTGGTTATAGAGCACCGCTACGCGCTTGAACCCAAGCTCCTTGAGGGCGTATGCCGCCATCGTCTTGCCCTGGACGATGTTCGAAGCAACCGTCAGGAACGAGTAGCGGTTGAGGCCGGTCATCTTCGGGGTGGTGACGTTGGGGTCCACCGCGTTGGCCAGGACGGGCACTTTCTTTTGCTCCGCCAGCGGGGCGAAAGCGAGGTTCGCGTTCGAGTTGTTGGTCCCGAACACCATGACGACCTTGTCCTGGTCGGCCAGCCTGTTGAATGCATTCACTGCTTCCTGAGCGTCACCCTTGAAGTCGTATGTCACGACTTTGACCTTGACGCCGTCCAGGCCGCCGGCCTTATTCAGCTCGTCCACGTAGATTTTGAACGCGTTGGATTGCGCCGTCCCCCAGGCTGCCGTACCGCCCGTCAACGCCGCAAGCTCGCCCACCACGATAACCTGTTCCCTGGCGCCGCCGCAGCCGGCCAGCAACCCGGCCGTCATCGCAAGCAGCAACACGATACCGATACTACGTGCCATTTACCTGTCCCCCCTCGTGAAATTCTCGTGAAATCAGTGGAATACGCCGAACACAGAGCGCCCTCAGCGCCCTCCCGCGAATCGCGACTTGCTTCCTTGTTCGCACCCCCTTCGCGCCTCCACTTGCGTCTCCGCCTTGCGCCTCGCGCCGTGCAGATTCCTGATTTACTCTGCCGGTCGCTCGCGATGCCGGATGTCCTGCCCCCGGCGACACCGCTCGGACTCGTAGGCGGCCAGCACCGCGGCCACCGCCGCGCGGCCATCGTAACCATCGACGGACGGGCGACGGCCCTCCCTGATGGATGCCACGAACTCCATCAGCTGGAGGTCGAAACCGTCCGCTCCTTCCGGAATGGGGATCTCTTCGGGGCCATCGGAATCTGATGTGAGAAGATACGACTTCCCCCACGTGTTCAGGCGTATGGCCCCCTTCGTACCCGCTATCAGCGCCGCGCACTCCGTGGCGTGGCGGGGGAAGGTCCAGCTCTCGAAGACCGTCGCGTAGGCGCCATTCTCGAACTCCACCAGCATGACTCCGTTGTCTTCCCCGTCTATGGGATGGACGTACTGCCCCAACCTGGCCGTCACCCGCGCCGACCTGGAGTCGAAGAACCAGCTCAACCGGTCCAGCGAGTGGACACCGTTGTCCAGCAGGATGCCTCCTCCGGCCAGCCTGTTGTCTGCCAGCCACCCCGGGTAACCCGGGTAGAAGCCCGCCCAGGCGATCCAATCCTGGGCCATGATCGGCCTGCCGATGCGACCCGCCGAGATGAGCTGCTTCGCCGAAATGCTGGCAGGCCAGAAGCGGTGGGTCTGGCCGATCATGAGGCGTACCCCCGCACGCTCGCAGGCGTCGATCATGGCATCGCAGTCTTCCAGGGTTGTGGCCATGGGCTTCTCGCACAGGACGTGCCTGCCTGCCCTGGCGGCCTCTTCAACCACCTCCCGGTGCAGGGTATGGGGGAGGCATACGGTCACGGCATCCAGCGGCTTCTCGAGCATGGCCCTGTAATCGGTGAAGTAGGGGAGGCCCAGTTCCCTGCTGAGAGCAGCGCCCTGCGGAAACCGGTCGGCCAGTCCAACCACCTCTACATCTTCGATCCTGGACAGGGCAATGGCGTGCGCCCTGGCCATACGCCCTCCCCCAATAATGCCGACCCGTGTCTTCATACCCCGTTTATTGCCCTCCCCAGTAGAAAATGGTACAGGCGACGAGGCCGGCCCAGGCGATTGAGCTTCTCCTCGCCCGCGGGAGCCACCAGGCCCGCCGCCACCAGGTGGTTCAGGAGCCTGTTCGTGCTGCGCAGGGTGATGCCGAGGAGCGGGGCGATGTCATTTGCGCTGAATCTCTCAGCCCCGAGGCTGCGGACGCAACCGTATAACCTGTCCACCGCCGTTGCGCTGACCCCTGCAGCCTCCGCGGCCGCGAGCACGGCGGGTTCAATGTGCCTGAGCCCATACTCCACGCGGGATTCCAACCCGAGCGGACCGAGCACCCGCCGTTCCTCCGTGACCACAAAGCAGGCGTCGCCCCCGCAGCGCTTGGCATGCTGGAGGGCGACCCTTGCGTTAGTACCCGCCTGGTTGGCAGTGTACCCGAGGCCGACTCCCAGGCTTACGGTGGTGTTGAAATGATGTTTGATGTCGGCGATGAGGGGGGCGCGCGTAAAACAGTTCGAAGACTTCTCGAACATGCCCCGGGTAGTGAAGAACAGGAACTCATCGTTACCGATGAAGTTCATGCACCCGTCGATCTGTTCAACATAGCGGAGGAGTGCGGCGTGTATCTCCAGTTTCAGTTGCTGTACCCTGTGTTCCGAGGCGGCTCGTCGGGCTATGCCCTCAAAGTTGTCTATGTCCACGAGCCCCACCACTACCTGGCTCGCCTTGTCCCGGAGGCCCTGCCCTATAAGGGCAGCCTTCTCGAGAGCCTCCTTGATCGAAGACTTCGTGGGCAATACACGGACGCTCGGCACGCCTCGCCGCTCGAGTTCATGGTGCGCTGACCTCAGGCAGGTCACCGCCACTGAAGTGAGGCCTCGCCTGAACAAGTTCTCGTGGAAGTTCACCAGTTCGTCTTTATCTATCGCCGCGCGGTACTCCTTTGAGTACACCCCGGAGGCACTGACTCCGAGCTCGTGATAGACCTCCTCGACCGTTTCGCGGGAGAACGTATCGGTACTGAGCCGTGTTATGTCATAATGATCGTGAATCTGAAACAGGGCGCGATACAATCCCGTTCCCTGCAGAGAAACGTGAAGCGCTGGCAATCTGATATCTTCGCGGGCGAGGGTACGGTAGTAGGGCACGGGACCTGTGAACAGTACCATGTCTACCGCAGGAGGCAGCTGGCGGTATATCGCCGGCGCCTCGTCATCATCGCTGTACGGCATTCCTACAAGCTCGAGCGCTGGGATAAGCCTGCCTACGTCCAGTACCCTCGACACGAGGTCGTCCGGCCCAATGACGGCCACAACGGCGGGCCGGGCCTGCGCTACGTAGTCCTCATGGCTGTTTCCCGCGTCCACCTTCTCGTTCAACGGTTCCTTCAACGGTCATCACTCCAGGGGCACATTTGAGACATGACCTTTTTATGACCTAAATTCTTCGCCGCCGGCATGAGAAATCCTTTCGATGAGATGTGGTAGTTGGGGGATGGTTTTGGAGACGGATGAGTACCGGTCGCCGGAAGGTGAACGATGAGGTATGGCGCCAGCCCCTAGTTCAGGGCGGCGATGCCGTCCATTCTACCAAGCGACATTTCGCCGGCGTACTTACCCTTCCTGCAGTACACCCTTGGTGTTCTCAGGGATATCTTGCTGAGCAACTCGTTGAAGCCTGTGCCTGCGGCAATGGCCTGCTCGCGCGCCGTGATGCGCTCGCTTCCCTGGCTGCCTATATAGACAACGTTGTCGCCGGGCTCTACGCCCCCGGCGTCCGAAACGTCAATGATCGCCGTGTCAGCGCAGGCCGCCAGGAGCCTGCACCGCCTCCCGTTCACGAGAACGCAGCCCCGGTTTACCTGGGAACTCATCATCCCATCAACGATACCCATGGAAATGGTCGCGGTTGTCATCGGCGTTCTGACCCACTGCCTGGCGCCGTAGCCAACGTGCCATCCGGGAGGCAGGCTCTTGACCTGAATCACTCTTGTTACGCAAGAAAGGGCCGGCCGCAGCTCGAACGGTGGGTTGTCGACGCCGCACAGGCCGTATATGAGGTCCCCCACGCGGACGGCCGACTTGAACATCTCCGGGAAACGGCAAACAGCCGAACTCGAGGCCATGTGGATGAGGCATCCATCAGGGGGATTCACGCCGGCAAGGAAGGCGTCGAACCTCTCGAGCTGCCTCTGGTTTTGTTCGGAATCCTCTCCGGCCGCGCAAAGGTGCGTTGCAAACCCCTCGAGCTTGCACCCTTTCAGCGACTTCAAGGCCATGGCCACGGCGTGGCCCTCCTCGGGCATAAATCCCATGCGACCCATGCCCGTGTCCACCTTTATGTGGAACCTGGGGGGCCACGCCTGGCGGTTCCCGACCTTTCTGAGGTAGTCCAGGGTACGGAAGTCGGGGACGAAGAACGATGCGTTGATGGAGATCGCCATGTCGATCTCATCTGGTAGCATAGCCGTCATTATTATCAGGTCTACCTTCGAGGTGTCTATCCCCGCCTTCCTGAGCTGCGAGGCCTCGGTGAGTTTTGCAACCGTCAGGTGTCTGCATCCCATTTCGACCAGGACCCTGGCGAGGGCCACCGCACCATGCCCGTACGCGTTGCCCTTCAGAACCGGAATGACCTCGCTTGGAGCGACGTATCTGCAGACAGTCTCGTAGTTGAAAGCTATGTTGTCCAGGTTGATTTCGCAAAACGTGGTATGGCCACTCATACACGAATCCTCCACTGTGCCCAACGCCGGTTGAGAAATCTGGAGCTGGGTCGCCCGGGGCATCGACAACGCCTGGGTTTACCGGATGATGAGCTCGCCGTCCTTGAAAACCATCTGCCCATCGATCCACGCAGTCGGCTTCCAGTACACCATGTCAATGTGAATGGGGGCCTTGCTCACGCCTCCAAACCCCTCGTTGTTTCCCAGGGCCACGTGCCCCGTCCCGTATTTTCCTTCATCCTCGATTATGTTACCGATAAGCCTGGCCTTCGGGTTCAGGCCGAATGCGATCTCCGCGATGTTGTCGGCGTCGGGGTGCCCGACGCCCTCGATGATTTCGCGCAACCTCCGGGCTTCGGCGCCACCACTGATAGAGACGGCCTTTCCGCCTTTGACCTCGATCTTGATGGGCTCGCGCACAAGGCCGATCATCGAGCTCGAAGCGTCACAGACGAAGACCCCCTCGGTCGTTCCTTCCACGGGAGCGATGTACACCTCGACGCTAGCTCCCATCTTTTCCCCGGGGTTGTGGCATATGGCCGGATTCGCAACCGGCAACCGTCCCTCGATACTTGCGTGAAGGTCTGTCCCGGCCGGTGAGGTTATGCGTATAGACTTGCCCTCGGCCATTCTCGCAGCAAGCGCGTCGACCAGCGGCTTCTGTTTCAGGAAATCGCACTCGATAAGCCCGGTTATCAGAGTGTCCGGCCTGGCCTCGGATAGCGTAAAAACCCTGGTCCCGTACTCCTTTGTCGCGCGGATGGTGGCCCTGGTGTGGAATATCGTTCTCGAAGTGGGCGCGATGACGACATCCGCGGCGGTCATAGCTTGGGCCACCGGCGCCGGGGGCTCATCCCCGGGCTTGGAGAGCGGCCTGGTCAGGATGATGCTGAACTCGCCTCCGGCCGCATCCACTGCAGCAGCCAGGGCTGTAGCGATGGTGAAGTCCCTCCCTGTATCCGTGACGATGAGTACCCTTTCGCCGGGCCTCAGCCCGATGTTCTGCTCGACGATCTTGCGAGCTCCCCTGGCCATTTCGATAGGTAACACGAATGGATCCCTCCACTCAAATAGATAGGCGAACCGAAAAGTTGGCTCGGGCATGGAGGCCGGCCCGTCCATGGGAAGACCAGCCGGCCTCCAATACGCGCCGTCATTGCGAGTTCTACGCTTCGTCCAGTTTCCCGCGCAGGGCCTGGTCTATCACCGACGTGATGTCCTTGTTGGTCGGCGGGGTGAGCAGGCTGACCACTACCATCACGACTGTGGTGACGATCATGCCCCACACACCGCCATAGATCCCGAACACGGGGTCAAACTCGGGCCCGCCGAGGAGCATCTTGGCTCCGACGATCGTCCCTGCGGCCAGGCCGGCTATGACTCCCTGCTTGTTGGCGCGCTTCCAGAACAACCCCGCGACGGCGACGGGGAACAGCGTTGCGCTCAGGCTCAGGGAGAGCAGGGTTAGTAATACAACCAAGTATGTGTCTTTGGCGTAGTAACCGACCAGCATGCCACCAAGGAGGAAGACGGCGGTCCACACCTTTCCGGTTCCCACAAGCTTCGCCTGGGAGACCTGGGGGTTGATCTTCTGGTGGACATCCTTCGCCACGCTGGATGCCAGCGCCAGCGCCAGTGAGTCAACGGTTGACATGGAAGCTGCGAACAGTCCGACCACGATGAGCGCGCCAACCCACACCGGCAGGTAGCCCAGTATGAGGGTGGGCATGATAGCGTCGGCTTTCTCAAGGTTAGGGACAAGGAGCTTCCCGGCAAAGCCGTACAGCATGGCCGGATAGAATGTCAGTGTGGTGCCTATAGGGACTATGACGGCCATTGCAGCCAACGTCTTCCAGGTTTTGCACATGTAGAACCGGACCCAGTTCTGGATCCACATTATGCCCCCTAAAGCATCACACAGCATATATCCGAACCATGCCTGCGGGGTAAGGAGGCCCTTCGCGCCGGGCAATCCCAGCAAAGCAGGGTGTTTCTCGGCGATTCCCTTCATAACGCCCCCGACGCCCCCTACCTGCGGAAGGAGGTACGCCAGTCCAAACCAGATCGCCACGAGCATAATGAGGCCCTGGACCAGGTCGGTCCACACGACACCCCTGGCTCCGCCGGTGATCGAGTAGAATCCGACGGTGGCGATGAATATTACGGCGCCCCAGTGGAACGGTATGACGCCCCCCGTGAGTGTCTCCAGGGTTAGCGACACGGATTTAACCTGGGAGCCGATGTATGGCGCGAGCCCGAGGATCATCCAGAAGGCCATAACCATCCTAACCACGTCTGAGTCAAACCTGTGGGCAAAGAAGTCCCCCTGGGTCACGTAGTGAAACTTCTTTGCCAGCTTCCACATGGGGATGCCTATGACAAGGAACAGGAAGGCCCAGAGGAGGTTCGCCACGTTCGAATACCAGATGCCCATTCCGTGGGAATACACGAAGCCGGTGCAGCCAATGTACATGTACGCGCTCTGGTACGTGGCGTAGAAAGTGAACGCCATGAATATCAGCCCGAAGGATCTGTTGCCGAGGAAGTAGTCCTCCAGAGTCGTAGTCGTAGAACGGGCACCTCTCAGGCCGATGTACATGGAGATCGCTACATACGCGGCTACGGCGGACAGAATTAGAACTACGCGCGGTTCCATGGCTCACTTCCACCTCGCTTCGCCTGACTGATCCAGGATTATCCGATAGAAGATCCAGGCCGCGATGATGAAGTACAAAACGTTCAGGAACAGGATGTAGTTCAGTACCTGCCCCGGATACGTATTGAAGAACCCCAGAACGGGGAACTCATAGAGGATGCCGAACAGAACGACGATCACGAGGCAGATAGGCCACCACACGCCTTTCGAGTGCACGAACCGACTGGTACCGCTGCCTTCCATGCGAATGCCTCCTTTCTATGATTGCGACTGGACCCGGGAAAACGCGCCGTGTACCGTGCCGACTCAACACCCCCCTTCAGGCAATGGCAAGGTGGACTAAAGGACATTGTTCATTCAGTGCAAGTGCCATGCCAGACTCCCGTCGAGCGAAAAAGGCCGTCAGCCGGACATTGCCCTTTCCTGGTAGTCAGGTGATGTGTCCGATTGCGGAGACACTGTACGAGCTATCGCACAGTGTGGCGTGTGCGGTCGGACATCTTCTTGTAGAGGGTGCTCCTGGAGATCCCGAGGTATTTGGCCGCCTTGGAACGGTTGCCCCCGCACTCGTCCAGCGCCTTCATGATTATCCCTTCCTCGGCCAGCCTGAGCGTCCTGTGGAACGATAGACTGGGGTCACCAGCACCAGCATCAGGCTCTGACAACTCAAGGCCTGCCTTGTACTGGGTGATCTCCCTGGGCAGACTACCGGGTTCGATAACATCGCTGTTCCCTAAGGCAACCGCCCTTTCAAGGATGTTTTGGAGTTGGCGGACGTTGCCCGGCCACGGAAACTCAAGCAGCATTCTGTACGTGTCATCCGAAATGGAGCATCTGCGTCCGCAAACAGCTGAGAGGACCGTGAGCGCCGATTCGGCAAGGTCAATGATGTCCTGCTTTCTTTCCCGCAGCGGCGGTATTTCCAGGCAGAAGACGTTCAACCTGTAATAAAGGTCCGCCCTGAATGCTCCTTCTTCAACAAGAGTCCAGAGGTCGCGGTTGGTCGCGGCTATGATCCTCACGTCCACGCGCTCTCTCGCCACGCTACCTATGGGCTGGATCGTGCCATCCTCAATGGCATGAAGGAGCTTGGCCTGGCAGACCAGGTCCAGGTCCGATATCTCGTCCAGGAAAAGCGTCCCTCCGTCAGATTCCCTGAACCTTCCTTTTCGCCCGGTGCGCAAAGCGCCAGTGAACGAACCCGGCGCGTAGCCAAAGAGCTCGCTTTCGACCAAATTCTGAGGAATCGCTGCGCAGTTGAGCACCACAAATGGGCCGTCCCGCCTTGGCGACGCCTCGTGTATCGCCCGGGCAAACAGGTTCTTGCCGGTGCCACTCTCGCCGATGATAAGGATGTTCCCGCGAAGCGAAGCCATCTTGTCGGCCATGATCACGCATTGCCTTATAGCCTCGCTGCCCCCCTGTATCCTTGCGAAAGGTGAGCTACCTATGCTGGCCCTCGCACCCGTCCTTGCACGTCCCTGAAAGCTGACCAGCGGCACATCGGATGGCCAGTGGTCCTGAACCCCGGCGTCCTCCAGGATGATAGCCGCACCGTCTACGTTCGCGTCGGATACCACCGGGACTACTGAGAACTTCAGCGGGACTCCGTTCACCAGTCTGGTGTGGGGCACTATAGCCCCTCTTCGACCACTGAAAATCATGTTGAGGTCCTCTATGCTCAACCCCTCGGTACACACTTGCTCCAATTTGTTGCCCATGATCCCGATTTGGCTTTTCCCGGGCTCTTTTGCGGAGAAGAGGCCGCCCCGGAGGATATGGCCGAGATGTTCGCCACGGGCGGAATAGCCGGGAGCCTGGTAGAACTTCGTGCTGAAGTCCTTCGGATCGAGCGCGACCATGTGACCCACGGACACCTTGTATACGTAATCAAAGCGCTGCCCATCTACCTCGATAAATGCCCTTTTTTCACCCAACCGCACATCGGCAGCGATTAGGTGTTTTCGACCCGAGGAGTCAGTCATGGAACAGGTGAGAGCGAGAGGTTTCCCGCTGCTGTGCTGGCCCACCAACACCTCCGCTGAGCCTGGTTCGCCTCCGACGCGCCCTATGGCCACGAAAGGATCGCCGCTCCTTAGCACGCCGTTTCGAACGCCGATTATCTCCAGGTCGCCAGGCATGAGTTTGCCATCATCGGCTCCGAGACACGTATCGCACACGATACTGACGTCTCCATCGGCGCACCTCCCTGCTGGGTGCCCCGGCCCCTTCGGGGAATCGAGTCCAAGGAGGATCCTCGCCTGGCGATTACACAGGACGATTTTTCTGGAG
This window encodes:
- a CDS encoding ABC transporter substrate-binding protein; the encoded protein is MARSIGIVLLLAMTAGLLAGCGGAREQVIVVGELAALTGGTAAWGTAQSNAFKIYVDELNKAGGLDGVKVKVVTYDFKGDAQEAVNAFNRLADQDKVVMVFGTNNSNANLAFAPLAEQKKVPVLANAVDPNVTTPKMTGLNRYSFLTVASNIVQGKTMAAYALKELGFKRVAVLYNQGNAFATTMVRPFIDYFKANGGDIVAEEVFQGSDVEYRAQLTRIKAANPDAILLPNYYKEIALAAQQARELGINVPFLGHTGWPSQVLLQMAAKEVEGSYYVNYASFQDPKLKAIRDKYFAAYKIEPEINAAMIHDSFEVFKDAVKRIGARNLAGMSVDKQRDALRDAFESTKDVAGLTGTITIDHKTHRPENIEMAIIKVENGAFKLVTRYKAP
- a CDS encoding Gfo/Idh/MocA family oxidoreductase gives rise to the protein MKTRVGIIGGGRMARAHAIALSRIEDVEVVGLADRFPQGAALSRELGLPYFTDYRAMLEKPLDAVTVCLPHTLHREVVEEAARAGRHVLCEKPMATTLEDCDAMIDACERAGVRLMIGQTHRFWPASISAKQLISAGRIGRPIMAQDWIAWAGFYPGYPGWLADNRLAGGGILLDNGVHSLDRLSWFFDSRSARVTARLGQYVHPIDGEDNGVMLVEFENGAYATVFESWTFPRHATECAALIAGTKGAIRLNTWGKSYLLTSDSDGPEEIPIPEGADGFDLQLMEFVASIREGRRPSVDGYDGRAAVAAVLAAYESERCRRGQDIRHRERPAE
- the alr gene encoding alanine racemase; protein product: MSGHTTFCEINLDNIAFNYETVCRYVAPSEVIPVLKGNAYGHGAVALARVLVEMGCRHLTVAKLTEASQLRKAGIDTSKVDLIIMTAMLPDEIDMAISINASFFVPDFRTLDYLRKVGNRQAWPPRFHIKVDTGMGRMGFMPEEGHAVAMALKSLKGCKLEGFATHLCAAGEDSEQNQRQLERFDAFLAGVNPPDGCLIHMASSSAVCRFPEMFKSAVRVGDLIYGLCGVDNPPFELRPALSCVTRVIQVKSLPPGWHVGYGARQWVRTPMTTATISMGIVDGMMSSQVNRGCVLVNGRRCRLLAACADTAIIDVSDAGGVEPGDNVVYIGSQGSERITAREQAIAAGTGFNELLSKISLRTPRVYCRKGKYAGEMSLGRMDGIAALN
- a CDS encoding aminopeptidase, encoding MLPIEMARGARKIVEQNIGLRPGERVLIVTDTGRDFTIATALAAAVDAAGGEFSIILTRPLSKPGDEPPAPVAQAMTAADVVIAPTSRTIFHTRATIRATKEYGTRVFTLSEARPDTLITGLIECDFLKQKPLVDALAARMAEGKSIRITSPAGTDLHASIEGRLPVANPAICHNPGEKMGASVEVYIAPVEGTTEGVFVCDASSSMIGLVREPIKIEVKGGKAVSISGGAEARRLREIIEGVGHPDADNIAEIAFGLNPKARLIGNIIEDEGKYGTGHVALGNNEGFGGVSKAPIHIDMVYWKPTAWIDGQMVFKDGELIIR
- a CDS encoding sodium:solute symporter family protein — encoded protein: MEPRVVLILSAVAAYVAISMYIGLRGARSTTTTLEDYFLGNRSFGLIFMAFTFYATYQSAYMYIGCTGFVYSHGMGIWYSNVANLLWAFLFLVIGIPMWKLAKKFHYVTQGDFFAHRFDSDVVRMVMAFWMILGLAPYIGSQVKSVSLTLETLTGGVIPFHWGAVIFIATVGFYSITGGARGVVWTDLVQGLIMLVAIWFGLAYLLPQVGGVGGVMKGIAEKHPALLGLPGAKGLLTPQAWFGYMLCDALGGIMWIQNWVRFYMCKTWKTLAAMAVIVPIGTTLTFYPAMLYGFAGKLLVPNLEKADAIMPTLILGYLPVWVGALIVVGLFAASMSTVDSLALALASSVAKDVHQKINPQVSQAKLVGTGKVWTAVFLLGGMLVGYYAKDTYLVVLLTLLSLSLSATLFPVAVAGLFWKRANKQGVIAGLAAGTIVGAKMLLGGPEFDPVFGIYGGVWGMIVTTVVMVVVSLLTPPTNKDITSVIDQALRGKLDEA
- a CDS encoding sigma 54-interacting transcriptional regulator, with the translated sequence MSDDSSRFLTSVFDSLHEGIIVVDRSRKIVLCNRQARILLGLDSPKGPGHPAGRCADGDVSIVCDTCLGADDGKLMPGDLEIIGVRNGVLRSGDPFVAIGRVGGEPGSAEVLVGQHSSGKPLALTCSMTDSSGRKHLIAADVRLGEKRAFIEVDGQRFDYVYKVSVGHMVALDPKDFSTKFYQAPGYSARGEHLGHILRGGLFSAKEPGKSQIGIMGNKLEQVCTEGLSIEDLNMIFSGRRGAIVPHTRLVNGVPLKFSVVPVVSDANVDGAAIILEDAGVQDHWPSDVPLVSFQGRARTGARASIGSSPFARIQGGSEAIRQCVIMADKMASLRGNILIIGESGTGKNLFARAIHEASPRRDGPFVVLNCAAIPQNLVESELFGYAPGSFTGALRTGRKGRFRESDGGTLFLDEISDLDLVCQAKLLHAIEDGTIQPIGSVARERVDVRIIAATNRDLWTLVEEGAFRADLYYRLNVFCLEIPPLRERKQDIIDLAESALTVLSAVCGRRCSISDDTYRMLLEFPWPGNVRQLQNILERAVALGNSDVIEPGSLPREITQYKAGLELSEPDAGAGDPSLSFHRTLRLAEEGIIMKALDECGGNRSKAAKYLGISRSTLYKKMSDRTRHTVR